Genomic window (Phragmites australis chromosome 5, lpPhrAust1.1, whole genome shotgun sequence):
TGTCATGCTTGGGATTAAACCAAACTAGCCATCAATCCAATATTATCGTATGTTCATCACCAAGTCATGGAGGTGTTAAAAGGATCCAGCCTGTAGTCAAAATGTGTGGCATCACATCGGCTAGAGATGCAGAAATGGTTGTAGAGGCAGGAGCTAAACTTATCGGCATGATACTGTTCCCTAACTCTAAACGCTCCGTCTCATTATCAGAGGCAAAAGAAATATCAATAGTTGCACAATCTTATGGTGCTGAATCAGTTGGTGtctttgtggatgatgatgaagagacaTTCTTACGAGTGTCTGATTCATGTGACCTTAACTTAATCCAGGTTTGACTTAGAAAAATGTCGTTTTCTGTGTTGTGCTCTGCTATGCTATTTTGGTTATGATTATCATTTACGCTTTTCCAGAATTTCCCATATGCAGCTCCATGGAGATGAATCTCGTGCATTGATTCATACTATTTCAAAGAATAATTGTATCATTTTTGTACTAAATGCTGATGGCAATGGAAAACTAATCAACGCTCCTCCTGATATGGAATATGAACTTGATTGGTTTTTACTGGACAATGTAAAAGGTGGAAGGTTAGATTTTGCTCTTATTGCTTCTTGAATCCAAAGTAAATAATTTTTGTTTCTCCATGTGCTAAAATTTGCTCTGCTTGTTCCTTAGTATGAGGAAATGGTAGGATTGCAATTAACACCAAAAAGATAAAAGTTCTGAGTCAATTGATCATTCAAGTGTTCGTGGTGTGAATACTTATTGAGTTCAGCATTCAGATTATATTGCATTACTTCTTTAAAGTAGTATCTTGGCATGCCTCAGTCTATTCTTAGTAGAATTTTTCTGGGATCATACGCTGGCTAATGTCCCCTTCTTATGCAAAAGATATCTGACAAACACAACCCTTTTTCATTTACAGTGGAAAGGGATTCAACTGGCAGAAGTTCCAAATGCCATCTGTCAAAAGCAAGAATGGATGGCTGGAGGACTTCATGCAGATAATGTTTGTGAAGCCTTTTCTGCTCTGAAACCAAATGGAATTGATGTTAGCAGCAGCTTATGTGCTCCAGATGGCATCCGAAAAGACACCAATAGGATTTGTTCCTTCATAAGTAATGTAAAATCCGTGAGTTGCAGATCATAATGTTGTTTGGTTGTGTAGAGTTCaattttcatttcattttctcACCTTGTGGAGAATGTAGCAAATTCACGTTGAAAGCTTTTTCAACATGACAATGATAAATTACCTTTGAGGTTGGAGGCAAAATAGTGATCGGATTTCTGAAGAGTTAGTGTTATATGTATCACCGTTTGTATGTGTTTGTAATGTAACAAGTTGATTTTACATGCATCGAATTTTATGCAGCAATACAGTATGGCTATAGTTGTTCGTTGCGATCTTCCTTGTGTTGCCCAAAGCGTAAGGAGCGCCGTCTCTTCtaacatatttataaaaatCCTGTAACTTTTAGGTACTCACAGTTGGGGAATTTTCTTAATTCATAATATGACCGTGTTATGTTTTGTTAAGATGTCAGgaatgtatgaataactgaaaTTGCACGGCCTATTTGCAAACGCCTGTGCCATCATTCAGGAGGTGTTGATCAAGCAACAAACAGGGCTATACCACGCACCATGGTTGCCAAAATATTTCACAAGCATTACTTGGCATAAGGCACCTCATGAACTTGCTAGTATGGACATGGGGGAAAAATAGTAAAATAACAACTGTCATTAAGTGCACATTTGACGGTAAAAAGTACATGAAGCAAATCATCTCGAAAACGAACGATGGTGAGTTACAACATATAGATGCAGTATGATTTCTATAACAGAGGCAACCCCCAATTTTGACTCCCAAGTGTCTTCTTAAATTAATATGGACTTCGGTCGATTACAATGTTAACTTACATCAACTAGAATACTGTCCTCAACTGCGCCTAATAAACTTTCAGGAAACTTTTCTCAACGATCCCTCAAATTCAAGTGACAGACATACAGAAATGACCACAGTTACATGATAGCAGCATCAACTTTCAAAGGAGCAACCTTTCCATGCATACTTCATATGCTTCCAAGTAAACACGCCTGAAGGGCAGAATCAGTGGGTGCCTTCAGATGGTTGTGCGTAGGAAAATGCAGGCTGTGGAGCAGTCGGTGGAGCCGGAGGAGCACCAGAAGTTGGGCCTGCAGGTGGCGGTGGATTTGTTTGGTACATGGCTGGAGGTGCCCCAGAAGTTGGGCCTGCAGGTGGTGGATTTGTTTGGTACATGGATGGAGGTGCCCCGCTGTTGGGAATTGGGGCGACTGGGGCTCCAGATGTTGGAGGTTGTAGTGTCGGAGGCCTTGGGAGAGGTGCCATCTGCATAGGCATGGAACCAGGTGGGGCGCCTGGTTGCGGCATGTTTGGTGGAGCACCAGGATAACCTGACAAATATTTGAAAAGACAGTTACATAAAATGATCATTAATTGGTTTCAATAAATGAAATGTATCAGAAGGCCTTTTACTGAAAAGTGTAAATAGAACTCTTCTAGAGAGCATGTACACCATCCTAATGTGCAGCTGAGTAAAGTGACAATATCAAGCTATATAATACCGCTCTTCAACTTTTAATCTCAATACCATATAATTCTAGTAGTGTGCTATTTCGTATGAATACTAGATCTAGACTTCCTTTTGCAGCTTTCAGTTATCACCTAGTaaactactccctccgttcaagaATACAAGGTGTATTTTATTGTGAcacggtcttcaaaattagAATTTAACcattattttctcacaaaatatatcatttatagctacaaaaccaatgtagtgtaaaaacattttgaaatgtgaATCTAATTGTATAAATTTTACACACTAAGCATACTTATAATTTGACCAAGTgttgatcaaaatatacaaagtttgactttgccAAAATAAAATACGCCTTGTATTTTTGAACGGAGGGTGTACAATATTTCAATAATTGATAAAGGACAAAAATAAAAGGTATGCAGGATATAACAGCAGTATATTGTTCATGACAGTAGTATATTGTTCATGAGTAGTAGATATAATACTCAGTCGATCTAATCAACAAATCCATGATAGGATGCAGTATATCGTAACACACCAACTTACCTGCATAACTATAGAAACATAATCCATTTATCAATCTAGAAAAACTGTAATGATATTTGAGATAAACttggaaaataaaaaactcttatTTCCTCAATTCAGATATATAATCGGCAGAAAATTGCAGGTTCAACTGCTgcaatagaaaaggaaaataagagAAATCGTGGGTCATGTATCTATATTTCAAGCATTTCTAAAAATTCTGTACAGATACAGAACAGTTTGCACTAATTTGTTTTCTTGCAAAAAAGGGGGTTTGTTTCTTCCTGATTAGCACCGAGGCAGTTGAGGGTCATTCAGAGTTCCCTTAAAGTTACTTGTGTAACTACATATCAGGATATGTCCAAAACAAATGAAATCCAAGAAGATATCAATTGCTATGGtcaaaatcacccaaatcaTGTAATTAACCAGTATGTGGTATGCAGATGAACATGCTCGTAAGCACCAGTGCCCCACTAAGCAACATCAGACCAATTAGTGCACTGAAACAAAGTGTAGACACATGCTGGTTAACCATAATCAGGCCATAAAAAAATAACTAGCGTTCCCCCACATGATATGCATCTTTCGACATGCCCAGTTAAGCTTTCAGGCATGCATACCCGTAACTCTTTCAGCTTCAATGAAAGGAAGCAATACATATCTCAGGGAAGGAGCATAAATTAGAAATTACAGGCCATAAAAACTTATTGTAAGCTGTCATAATAGATACTAGTAATCATGAACAACGATGAAAGCAATAGTTCTGTTTACCTGGAACACCAGGAGCTGGTAAAATAGGAGGCCTTACTCCTGGCATCAGCAGTGCACCAGGTGCTTGAGGGACACCATGTGGCATCATGGGTGTGGGTAGAATCGGAAGACGAGGACGAGGCACGCCTCCTGGGAATGAGAGAATATGTTGGTTGAAAGGGGCACCAACTTGGAAAGCTGCAGCTTGTCCCAGATGTTCCTTGATTCTTTGATCAATTAAACTTTGAGTTTGCTGCTCCTCAAATTGCTGATAGTAGTTTCGAACATTTGCCTAAAAAGTTTAAAACATGGGATGTTCAGCAACATCTTATGGATTTATAGACACCAAGAAAAAACTGGAATtatatagataaaaaataatagaatgaATACCTTATGTTTGTATCCCGCGTTGTGTTGCTTACGGACAGATGGCTGCACCGTTTTTTATGAAGTAGTTAACTCACATATCaactataaaaaatataggatagaACACACAGTAGCAAAAACTAACTTTGTTCAAGCCATTGCTATGCTATTTGACAGCCTAAAAATAAGAAGACCTATTGATATTTAGCAAGGCAAGAGGGTTGCAGTTTGTAAATATTTCATTGCAATCTGTACCAAAATAGGTGGCTCCCAAGTGTGTAATCGGTATACTTGTTATGCAAAGGAGGACACACCAGTCTCCTGCTGTCTCAGTTGAGCATCCATTATATCAAGGACCACACTATGCAATTGGTCAAAAAATTGAATTGTGCCGCCATTCCACCATGATGAATAAACATGAAAGTAAGTGGCACAAAAGGGTGTTGGAAGTAGCCAATATAGGCATGAATATATTCTAACATCCTCCAAAACCAGATAATGGGTAGCCATTATAGGAAACTTCTCATCAGATTATGCCAACAAGAGCTTATACTCAGTAGCATGTATTCAAAACGAACCTAGAATGAAATTAAAGAAATAGCCCTCATGTCCAGCCTTAGAAACATTAAAGAGGGGAGGGAGCGACACTAACCGAGTCATGGGTCAGGTAGGTGTCGCAGTAGTCACAATAATACCTGCAAGGCAAGAACAAGGGAGAACTAAGAATACGCGAGAAGGTAAAATTAAAGAGAACGTATTCAACATGAGAGCACCCAGGCAGGCTGAGCAAAGAGAGACCTCTCCTTCGCTTCGCTGCCAGA
Coding sequences:
- the LOC133917454 gene encoding LOW QUALITY PROTEIN: N-(5'-phosphoribosyl)anthranilate isomerase 1, chloroplastic-like (The sequence of the model RefSeq protein was modified relative to this genomic sequence to represent the inferred CDS: inserted 1 base in 1 codon); the encoded protein is MCGITSARDAEMVVEAGAKLIGMILFPNSKRSVSLSEAKEISIVAQSYGAESVGVFVDDDEETFLRVSDSCDLNLIQLHGDESRALIHTISKNNCIIFVLNADGNGKLINAPPDMEYELDWFLLDNVKGGSGKGFNWQKFQMPSVKSKNGWXGGLHADNVCEAFSALKPNGIDVSSSLCAPDGIRKDTNRICSFISNVKSVSCRS
- the LOC133918764 gene encoding U1 small nuclear ribonucleoprotein C-1-like, translating into MPRYYCDYCDTYLTHDSPSVRKQHNAGYKHKANVRNYYQQFEEQQTQSLIDQRIKEHLGQAAAFQVGAPFNQHILSFPGGVPRPRLPILPTPMMPHGVPQAPGALLMPGVRPPILPAPGVPGYPGAPPNMPQPGAPPGSMPMQMAPLPRPPTLQPPTSGAPVAPIPNSGAPPSMYQTNPPPAGPTSGAPPAMYQTNPPPPAGPTSGAPPAPPTAPQPAFSYAQPSEGTH